The sequence GCCAATTCTTGATATGTATAGCAATGAGATAATATCATATGATTTATCAATGAGTCCAAATTTAAAGCAGATAAGGAATATGCTTGAGAATGCTTTTAAAAAATTTCCTACTCTTGAAGGATTAATACTG is a genomic window of Fusobacterium sp. DD2 containing:
- a CDS encoding DDE-type integrase/transposase/recombinase; translated protein: PILDMYSNEIISYDLSMSPNLKQIRNMLENAFKKFPTLEGLILHSDQGWQYQHEYFRNKLKEHGILQSMSRKGNCLDNCIMETFFG